In Ogataea parapolymorpha DL-1 chromosome I, whole genome shotgun sequence, the following are encoded in one genomic region:
- a CDS encoding Survival factor 1 has translation MWKLVQSGLSVVAGTAEPEYGPESIHPVCSDLSKDEPLYSPLSPKDLEYQVPSHTCVETQTFYFNDDTYSGFAQVIHSNLVGLHTTAQFTFKIFKKSKPDAYVWTSTKLENFTVAGANFYADNLSVEVDDALRVYRIKSSVNPASIVDLTLELIGESVKFGKDGTTYYGTDLANPWGSMRHIFWPRCKASGTIQLGGNEQFEQDITLNSGLGMYVMALQGMKPHHAAAAWNFLNYQSENYSVVVMEFTTPKSYNTTTVSVGIVTDKNGKILLGSVDNTTKHLKTYTDSVSGWNVPGEAEFTLRGKDLEVQVSGALTNLSERVDVMNELPQFVKNIASGVAGTKPYIFQFSNELDFKLVKDGKVEHSETGYGYTETTFISDVIKPSN, from the coding sequence ATGTGGAAATTAGTTCAATCAGGACTGTCGGTAGTTGCTGGAACTGCCGAACCAGAATATGGACCGGAGTCAATTCATCCAGTCTGCTCCGACCTGTCTAAAGACGAGCCTTTGTACTCTCCTTTGTCACCAAAAGACCTGGAGTACCAAGTGCCGAGCCACACATGTGTCGAAACCCAGACATTCTACTTCAACGATGATACATACTCTGGATTTGCCCAAGTGATACACTCAAATCTGGTTGGTCTGCATACAACAGCTCAATTTACCTTCAAAATCTTCAAGAAGAGCAAACCTGATGCCTATGTTTGGACCTCCACCAAGTTGGAGAACTTCACGGTTGCCGGTGCAAACTTCTATGCCGATAATTTATCCGTCGAAGTCGACGATGCGCTCAGAGTTTACCGTATCAAGTCGTCCGTTAATCCTGCTAGCATTGTTGATTTGACCTTAGAACTTATTGGCGAAAGCGTGAAATTCGGAAAGGACGGTACCACCTATTACGGGACAGACCTTGCCAACCCATGGGGATCAATGAGACACATCTTCTGGCCTCGTTGTAAAGCCTCTGGAACTATCCAGTTGGGAGGCAACGAGCAATTTGAACAGGATATTACTCTAAACTCGGGACTTGGAATGTATGTTATGGCACTTCAAGGCATGAAACCACATcatgctgctgctgcatgGAACTTTCTTAACTACCAGTCCGAGAACTATTCTGTGGTCGTGATGGAGTTCACCACTCCGAAATCGTACAACACAACCACTGTTAGCGTTGGCATTGTCACGGATAAAAATGGCAAGATCCTTCTAGGATCAGTTGACAACACGACAAAGCATCTCAAGACATATACAGACTCTGTTTCCGGCTGGAATGTTCCTGGCGAAGCCGAGTTTACTCTGAGGGGAAAAGATCTCGAGGTTCAAGTTTCGGGTGCTCTTACGAATTTGAGCGAGCGTGTCGATGTCATGAATGAGCTGCCTCAATTTGTGAAGAACATTGCTAGCGGAGTGGCTGGCACAAAGCCCTACATTTTCCAATTTAGCAACGAACTTGATTTTAAACTC
- a CDS encoding oxidoreductase codes for MSQAVDMGTEKQIPPEKPDFLTYSSFPSGKHEGKTHIVIVGAGIIGVCTAFYLTRHPNFDPENYHITIVESKRVAGGASGKAGGLLALWAFPQQIVPLSFQLHQDLATEFDGEKEWGYRRLTTVSVEGDITESRLNSLEGKKSGRTTKRSQKAEEDRNEVKSTTISKNSNSISIESQNSPSGPKLPEDLGWIDSRLIDDWNHLGNKNTTAQVHPYQFTTFILKQCIATGAVELIIGKVDDIMIDEETGNCKGVSYYPSSAKAEYDKTSSEKVELFADKVMLSVGPWTSKILPDCPISGLRAHSITVQPAKVEEITPYAVFTELRLSKSRFVSPEIYARKDEVYVCGEGDSSVQIPETTDDVEIVTEECDKLFGYVSKVSENLKNGRVLKRQACYLPVLDVPSSSGPLIGETNVENLYLASGHSCWGINNAPATGLLMSELLLEGKATSCDISALDPSLYFDASLVFDEDGEENEHEFDEEDEEDEEEEEEE; via the coding sequence TTGTCGCAGGCAGTGGATATGGGGACCGAGAAACAAATTCCCCCAGAAAAGCCTGATTTTCTGACGTACTCGTCGTTTCCTTCAGGAAAACACGAGGGCAAGACGCATATCGTAATCGTTGGCGCAGGAATCATTGGTGTTTGCACAGCGTTCTATCTTACGAGACATCCCAACTTTGATCCGGAGAATTACCACATTACCATCGTCGAAAGCAAACGTGTGGCGGGAGGAGCCTCTGGAAAGGCAGGTGGGCTACTGGCATTGTGGGCCTTTCCCCAGCAAATTGTGCCATTGAGCTTTCAGTTACACCAAGATCTCGCGACCGAGTTCGACGGAGAGAAAGAATGGGGTTATAGACGATTAACAACGGTGAGCGTTGAGGGGGACATCACCGAGTCGCGATTAAATAGCCTGGAAGGTAAGAAGAGCGGAAGAACAACCAAACGCAGCCAGAAAGCGGAGGAGGACAGAAATGAGGTGAAGTCCACCACTATCTCAAAGAACAGCAACAGTATTTCCATTGAGAGCCAGAACTCGCCTTCCGGACCAAAACTTCCGGAGGATCTGGGCTGGATCGACAGCAGGCTAATTGATGACTGGAACCACCTCGGTAACAAAAATACCACGGCCCAAGTGCATCCTTACCAATTCACCACATTCATTTTAAAGCAGTGCATTGCCACAGGAGCTGTGGAGCTAATCATTGGCAAAGTGGACGACATAATGATCGATGAAGAGACGGGTAACTGCAAAGGCGTCTCCTACTATCCTTCCAGCGCAAAAGCAGAGTATGATAAGACCTCCAGCGAGAAAGTTGAGCTTTTCGCAGATAAGGTGATGCTGTCGGTCGGTCCCTGGACATCCAAGATTCTTCCCGATTGTCCTATTTCTGGACTGCGCGCCCACTCCATCACAGTACAACCTGCTAAAGTCGAAGAGATCACGCCTTACGCAGTTTTCACAGAATTACGACTTAGTAAGAGTAGATTTGTGAGTCCCGAAATTTACGCAAGAAAAGACGAAGTTTACGTGTGCGGGGAAGGAGACTCGTCTGTTCAAATCCCAGAAACGACAGATGACGTTGAGATTGTGACCGAGGAATGCGATAAACTGTTTGGCTATGTTTCCAAAGTTTCCGAAAACTTGAAGAATGGCAGAGTGCTCAAAAGACAGGCGTGCTATCTCCCGGTTTTGGATGTGCCTTCCTCATCCGGTCCACTTATTGGTGAGACAAATGTAGAGAATCTCTATTTGGCCTCCGGACATTCCTGTTGGGGTATCAATAACGCACCGGCTACGGGTCTTCTTATGAGCGAGCTGCTTCTTGAAGGTAAAGCGACATCCTGTGACATCAGTGCTTTGGACCCAAGTCTCTACTTTGATGCATCACTGGTTTTCGACGAAGATGGTGAAGAGAATGAACACgaatttgacgaggaggatgaggaggatgaggaagaggaagaagaagaatga
- a CDS encoding Subunit of a heterodimeric NC2 transcription regulator complex with Bur6p: protein MSENQQPQEELSLPKATVQKIISEVLPSEFSFTKDAREALIECCIEFLMILSTESNDIADKELKKTISTDHVLKAVTELGFVDYIPVLEKCLSEFKESNKFKERKNSKFQNSGLSEEELLRQQEELFRASRNRLQQQNVKDESE from the coding sequence ATGTCAGAAAACCAACAACCGCAAGAAGAGTTGTCCCTCCCGAAGGCAACCGTGCAGAAAATCATTTCGGAGGTGCTACCGTCTGAGTTCAGTTTCACGAAGGACGCGCGAGAAGCACTGATCGAGTGCTGCATTGAATTCCtcatgattttgtccaCTGAATCGAACGACATCGCcgacaaggagctcaagaagaccaTCTCGACAGACCATGTTCTCAAGGCAGTGACCGAGCTGGGATTTGTGGACTACATCCCGGTGCTTGAAAAGTGTCTAAGCGAGTTCAAGGAAAGTaacaagttcaaagagcgCAAGAACAGCAAGTTCCAGAATAGCGGGCTGTCCGAGGAAGAACTACTGAGACAGCAGGAAGAGCTCTTCCGCGCTAGTAGAAACCGTCTTCAGCAACAGAACGTCAAGGATGAGAGCGAGTAA